The following DNA comes from Lynx canadensis isolate LIC74 chromosome C2, mLynCan4.pri.v2, whole genome shotgun sequence.
gcccctccactttctctgcccttcatCATTTATCCATATATCTTACATCTTTTTCAAATCTCACTTCAAACATCACTCAACTTCCTTCCTCCATGATTCATTACTGCATTCAGGTACAagtgagaaatgggaaaaatggtTTGAGTTCTAATTTCTATATTCAAATGAACACAGCATCTTTGTATCTAGATTGCCATAGCCATTATAATAcatttgtctctgtcttctctttgcctagtctgtgtccattttttgtCTTTAGGCAATTGCTAACTTGTCTTTCCTAAGATATCGACTCGAGCTTTCTAGATATTGATAATGTTAAAACCCCCAAAatcatcttaaattttaaaaggacttgTATTACCtggaatatttaagaaattttgtaCATGTatggcacaatttttttttaaattttgtttttcaacgtttattcatttttgggacagagagagacatagcatgaacgggggaggggcagagagagagggagacacagaatcggaaacaggctccaggctctgagccatcagcccagagcccgacgcggggctcgaactcgtggaccgcgagatcgtgacctggctgaagtcggatgcctaaccgactgcgccacccaggcgcccctgtatggcacaattttaaagaaagaccAAAATTAAGGAAGTATTCTTTGGAAACAGTTGGCCTGATATTCAGAATCCCTCACCTCAGCCCAAAGAGTTAGTTACTAATACCTAAAGCCCTATGTAAATATGTCCATCCTTGACCCTTGGGACTCAAGAAACTTGTTTTATATGGCAATAACCATTTTGCTGAGCCTTTACTGAGATTTATAAGTGATATTTGGATGACACATTTTTGGATGGGATTGTTCATTGACCTGACCTAGTATCTAAATGAAACCTAGCACTTAGGTggcacttaatattttttataagagTTATATGACTTTCACTGACATTAAAGCAAAGACCACgcatatcataacctgagcaacTGATTTGCTATTCTAGGAAATATATTAAGGCTGACCCGAGTTGCAACAGGCTTTCTGGTTTCAGAGTGGCATTAAACCCAATATTAGCCTTTAATCTCCGAAACATTCTGACCCAACTGCATTCCATTTGTATTCCTCATTTCAGAAATAAGTCAATTTATagaatgaatattttcatttttaatgaatccTTTAGAAGTATGAATAAATTGCATAACATTAAGGATTCCACAGTCTCCCTGTGTAACTCTGTCAAAGAATGTGATgattattaaagaattaaaaaattttttaatgcctaAGACTATCTGTACTTTATAGATGGAAATAATATGGGGCACAAATGCAAAACTTcagtaataataaatactaaatgtGTTTTCAACATAACTGTGGTATGCATCACCTGTAAATGTACATTCACtgtaagaaaattgaaaatatggaataaatctgtttttcttctgtgcaGAAGTGAAAATTTTACATTGGAAATTTCTTTAGGGCTTACTATTTTTTCTGTCCATTCAGCAGATCAAAGGCAAACGTggatcattattaattttttaaaaattttaactcatGACCCAAGTTGCTATTCATGTTGATGGATGGAAGACTGAAAAATGTTCTCACATTTCCCCTGGAAGTGAAGAAATCTTTCATTGCaaatttcagacattttttttctcacctgaGATACAGATGCATACAATCTAAGCAGAACAAAATTATGATAATATTGATTATACTAAGAATGTCAACTGCAGTAATAATTGTATTGATTACTGCTTGTCAGTCCCATAGCACCTGTCCCTGGAGATATTAACCAAATGAAAAGGTAATAGAAATTCCTTTCTACTGAGTCCAACTACACAGTGTGATCCTTCGATAGAGTAACTTGGATCTATTCCCCTGGTCAGCCCACTGTGATGCTATATACAGCCCCTAGACAGTATTGACTGAAAGAAGAGGTCATCATgggtttttatgtttgtttgctttgttacCTAGAGTTGAATTTTAACATTGCTCATTGTTTAATTATATTCAAAACCAGATAACTTGCAAGTTGACAGGTGCAGTTCTCTATATCAgaacaataaaaatgttgaagGAACATGTGTTAATCTAAGTAAAGGGGTCAGTCTCCCTAAAATCAGTTGTGATAATTTAGCTTTTCTTATAACCATCACCAGAATTTTCAAAATGGTTTACTTGACAACATTTgaggagaaaatacataaagagagAAACATCATGGTCCAATCAAACAACTGGGACTAAGGACAGCAGTGTTCTGACTCTAGCCTTAAGATCCCTTATTCTGAGGTTCCCTGCCTACAAGACTATGGGACAGCAATACAGAGTTTAATATCCCTTTCAGATCTTTaattctgtgattttgttttgtcctttttcaAACTACATTGGCCCAGCTTATACCAAGTATCAATAAGTTCATACCATTACCTGAAGTTGCCATTCAGTTTTAGGAAAACAGTTTAGAAATTCtgatattttacctattttattccTAATTCTTACACAGTAGTTCCCTCTTATTCacaggggatatgttccaagattCTCCATGGATGCCTGAAACTACAGATAGTACCAACCTCTACAAGTgctatgtttttttcctacacaTGCATCCCTGTgctaaagtttaatttataaattaggcacaggaAAGATTAACGGTAACgactaaaaattaaatagaacaactataacaatatactgtagtaaaagttatgtgaatgcagtctctctctcaacataccTTAGTGTACTCATCCTTCTTGAGATAATACAATGCCTACATGTTGAGATGTCGTGAGGTGAGTGACGTAGGCACTGTGATGCAGCGTTAGGCTGCTTTTGACCTTCTTACAATACACATGAAGGAAGATCATTTACTTCCTGACTGTGGTTGACCACGAGTAACTGAAATCACAGAATACAAAACTACATATAAGGGGGCTATTACTGTCCTATCAATAAAATGGCCATTTTCAAAGGGATGATGTTTTGCTAAAAATCACTTTGGGAcacttggggacacctgggtagctcagttggttaagcgtccgactttggctcaggtcatgatctcacggtttgtgggtttgagccctgcatcagtctctgtgctgacagctcaaagcctggtgcctgcttcagattctgtgtctccctctctctctgcctctcctcagctcatgctcgctcgctctctctctctctctctctctctctcaaaagtaaataaaccttaaaaaaattttaactcatctttgcataattttcttttaaattatcgAATGGTGTGTCTGGTCAGTTGAAGCCACACAATGTTTTGCTTCATGGTGATGTTTCTGTTTGTATATTGTGCTTACTGGACTACAAATACTTCAgcataatgatgatgatgatgataaacaCTGTTCCCATAAGAAGACAAGCGAGATGAGGGAGTTGAATGACCCAAGTTCATGTTTTATTAATCCAGTTTATCAATATCTTCTATGTCTGCATTATTTTACATGCATAACAAAATAGCTGAAAACAGGCTCTGAATAAAGGAAGATAATATATATCACAAAGATCTACAGAAAAACAGaacttattttctctgaaaatttagCAATATGGATTATGAGATTTGTGGAAAGAAAGTTTGCTCTGATTGCAGTTTTAATGATTATGGTGTCTAGTaactgtaatatatatatatatatatatatatatatatatatagcaccatttgtttttataaaataaaataaagagagacaATATAAGTGAAAGATTAGCTGCAAATTTTGAACTCcattaagaaatagaaacagaaagaggcgcctgggtggctcagttggttaagggtccgacttcggctcaggtcatgatctcacggtttgtgagtttgagccccgtgttgggctctatgctgacagctcagagcctggagcctgcttccgattctgtgtctccctctctttccctgcccctcccctgctcatgctctgtctctgtctgtctctcaaaaatacataaacattaaaaaaagaagaaaaaagttacacaaacagataaatacaaaatatgtaaaatgactGTGTTCTTTAAATGCAGGtaaatttaaaactctttttcattttttgctgcCAAATTCAATTCTGAAAGTCACATAActaaaagaaagggaaggaataaCATACTATTGTTTTGAATTACTATGTTTCAAACTAGAGTTCTTTTTATGTTACTGTGTACACACGCATATGTAACTGTGTGTATTGCATTTCTAATTGTAAACAGTAAAACTTACATATAAGTATGCACACATCATGGAGTTAAGCAATGCCCCCCAAaaccatattttctatttcaaattagGTTATTTACTGGTATTCAGCATACATCATCTGTTAGTGCTCAGTTTCAGGAGGCCAGAGGATATGATGCAGACATCTCTAAATAATACATTGTCTGAAATTCTTAGATTTCTCTTACTAGAGAAGCCCAGGGTAATCCCAGTGCATTGACTGAAGAATGTGGCAAATACGCTCATGGGAACAGATTTGAGGTTACTACAGCAGTGGTTTAGTAGAAGCTAGAGAATCCATATCCTCCACAGCACGATGGGCAGCCGCAGACATATCCGTGGCCTCCACACCCACAGCCCAGCCTGTGGAAGTTACCACGTCCCCAGCCACAGCCCAGGCCACCATAGTAGCTGTCATAGAAGCTCATGGTGAGAGGGGTGTGAGTTGGTTTGCCATTCAAAGCAAAATCCTGAGTGTGAATGTCGACCTTCTACAGCTATGTTTATAACCCCCGAGCAGAAAGTGTGATAAAACATGTGGCCATTCTTTTGTATCATCCCAAATTATTCATTCACTTGAGGCAACTCATTAATCTGTTTGCTGCCACAAAGAGAGGTGCACACTCATTAAAATTTCTGAGCTTACTTAGCTGCCTCGTTAGAACACCCTTGAACTCATTACATTCTTTCTTGTTTAATGAGAAACAAAATCTGTCTTCAAagtcacaaaacaaaaattccctAAATAGAATTCATTACTAAACATATTGCATCATTCATATTTGATGGTGTTTTCTCATTAGCTATTTTCTCATTTCCCGTTTCGTATCATTCTTTGGATACTTGTATCTTACTGCCATCTAGATTAAAAGACAATGATCACGCTTAAAATTCTTAAATCCATCAAATTCTCCAAATgccaaatttatttctcaagttgaatccacacacacacatgcacaaacacacacgcacacacacatcagCTTGCAAAACATCCTTTTTGTTCATCAACGtagtaaaatttatttcagaaactgAGGGACCATCTAAGAGACCCAACTCACTTTTATAACCAATCTGTATGCAGttcaaaaatattctctttaCACATTGCTCATTTTTCCAGACTAGGTTATACCCAAAGTATTAGCTAAAAATGCAGATGATCTTGGCTCTATGCTTTACAATGAtcatttttgttctttacttttctttgtaaTCCATGTATCAAACCTCTCCTTGAAGCCTCTCCTTAAATCTCATTCTGCATTCATCCCCAACTCATACTTGCCCCATCTAGGTCTTTGGttcttatccattttttccaCTCAGTATTTCATCCCTCTACCCATAATTCATCACAATATTTTTGTCCTTAAATTTTCTCTACCAATTCTGGGTGTCCCACCTCCTATTTTCCCTTAGACAATCgggaagcattttctttttgtatgctattacttatttattaaagtttaaatttttttaagaatatatactCTTAAtatcatgtaatatttttaatagaatctCTTAAAATCCTGATTCCTTGAAAATCTCCAAGAATGAACAGGCAGTCATGAAATGACGGAGGCAAGAGACAAGGATACGAAGGCAAATGTCTAGTCCTCACAGGTTGCTCAGCTCACTCACTCTGTAAAGATAGTAAACCAAACCCCAAGTTTAAGTCCCACCTGAACGTGACCATATCTTGACTTGGGTCTTTAGCAATATATGTACCTTACATGGCATTAAACATGTTActgaatattttgtttccttccgTTATCATTGTATTGGTTGTgttctgttttgaaatttataaGCAACATTtgatttattgacatataattgacatataatattatactagtttcagtagacaacataatgatttgatatttgtatatattgagaaATGAACACCACAGTGAGTCTAGATAACTttcatcaccatacatagttgcgattttttttcttgagaattcTTAAGGTCTACTGtcttagaaaattttcaaatatgcaatatacaGCTTATATTACATCTttacaacttatttatttaataactgctttttatcttttgatCCCTTCACACATTTTTTCtagcccacccccaacccctgcctctggcaaccaccaatctgttttctgtatctataagctcagtttttagtttttgtatttttagactCTATGTATATGTGAGATAATACAGTAtagatctttctctgacttatttcacttagcataatgccctcaagatccatccatgttattgtaaGCGACTAGatatccttctttttatggctggcTAATATTCCAcctagcgtgtgtgtgtgtgtgtgtgtgtgtgtgtgtgtgtgtgttattctttctttatccattcatccatcaatgtaCACAGGTTGCCTCTatatcttgactgttgtaaataatgccgtattgaacatggggtgcatataACTTCTTGACttagtatttttgtaaaatttttgttacattttattttgtttttgtttttttaagttcatttattttgggagagagagagagcaggagaggggcagagagagagggagagagagaatctcaacaggttctgcacggacagcatggacatggggcttgaactcatgaaccatgagatcgtgacttcagctgaaatcaagagtcagatgcttaactgattgagccacccagtccccctGTAAcatttttgataatatattttccCAACTAGATTTGTTCATTGttcttatacacaaaaattatttgttgaattaataaaagaatgaattctgcCTTAACAATTCTCTAAAATGGATTATGGATTAAAATGGCTTTCaagttttaaaggaatatttaacCCAGTGTTTGCCTTGGCTATTAAatcctttttccttcttatgaaaattattccatttctactttttgttgtGGAAAAGTTCCAGAAAtctggaaaattttttaattctcaaggaGTCATTTTGAAGCCAAACAATCACGAATAAATCTAGCAAGTTTAAGAATCTCATGAATGGTCAAATAAATCTGGTAGATTTTTTGACTGTGTGATACTAATTTATGTTCTTATTTCCAAGGCAAATAACTACACACACAAGAGATAAAACCaatatatttcacaatttttttatAAACTCAATGATGAAATGCAcccttatttatgtattttcaaagaagagTGGTATATAATTAAGAACATAAAGTTGTGGAATAATACTgtgaaatatatgaatatattttattttttttctcctgagttaaaaaatagaaaaaatggtaATATCCTCTGGATACTAGTTATCcttgaaaactgagaaatttatatttttgtgagagttgttgtttgtttttctctgatgttCAGTGGACTCAAAGACTTAGACAATTCTTTGTCATTCTCTTCTCAGGAACTTTCTACGAGAAGACAATGACTTGGTGTAAAAGTCAGATCCTGTGTTTATGTGTGAAATGATGAAGATGCATTCTTCCATTGGTCAAGTTATAGCTTTTATTTGGAAGGTAAGGGCACTTCtgttataaattcaaaatgtatttccttcactcaaaaatattaatgaaaccaTGAAATAAGATATAATAACATATGATAATGTATTTTGCTAGGAGTGTCATACACAGTGTTTCTCAATCTAATAATACAGATGACTGTCTTCACTGTTAGCCCTAGAGGGCATGTTTAAAGACTGTTACCTGATCAAGTGTGAAATAACAGAGTCATATAGCTGTATCTCATTTGCTTTGTACATGGAGAGTCTACAACACCCAGACTGGAGCAACTAAAAAGCTAGGTTATAACTGATGGCTGAGCAAACTTATCTTTAGGTAGACTGAATAAGTCTGTGCCTTTTGAAGGAAGACTTccatcttttgagagagagcgagagagagagagagagagagagagagagagatgtatataGATATAGGTGAAATCTAGATAAAACTAACACTGAAATTGAGAGTGTTAATTCtctaaatcaaaaccacaatatgtTGTAGAAATGGTGATTCTACCTAAGAAAGGTAATCCTTCTGCATATGCCATAAATGCAGCTGTGCTCATGGAAGCTCAGAGGACACTGTGACACCTGAACTCAGAAGACCTTGACCTTGGTCCTGATTTGGTCACTAGAGCCTACGTAATTCTACAGAAACCAGTTACTTttctgaggggtgtgtgtgtgtgtgtgcgcgtgtgtgtgtgtgtttacttgaAAGATAAGTTGCATGACCCTGCTGTCATTTAATGTCTTCATTTTGGCAACTTTGTGACACTACTATTTGACTGAATCAAACATATTTGACCAATTTTGacacatttaaacaaaatagcTTAATTTTATATTGTTCCCCGAACACATCATTTGATTTTAGGAAAAAACATTGGTATTTCCTTATAGCTTTTTCTTAGTTCATCAGTAAAATGTCTCTCTTCCTGCCCATTTTCATCAGGGACAATTCAGATTCATAAGAAGGCTCTGTGGATTCAGCTGTGTTGAGCATCAGCTTAAGCTGAAAAATAAATTCGTTCAAAATTATGTCTGGTTGTTTGTTTCCCTTATtggattgaaaaaaattttttttaatttttttaatgttttatttatttttgagacagagagagacaaagcatgagcaggggagggacagaaagagagggagacacagaatctgaagcaggatccaggctctgagctatcagcacagagcccgaggcggggcccgaactcaggaaccgtgagatcaagacctgagccaaagtcggttgctcaaccgactgagccacccaggcgcccctggattgaaAAAATTCTTATGTCTGGTCATGAAGATGCAATGAGAATATAGGAAAGCTAACtaaaaattttagttaacatagtTTGAGTTAAATGACCTCACAGGAAAAACCTTGCCCCAATTCATTACTGAGTTACAGATATCGGCTGCTTGATGCAAATGTCAAATGATATAATGTGCAAAATAATACGACACACGGGGTGAAATcgttcaaaatacaaaaattcttGGAAAGGTGATTTACTTTCATAATGAGTCTAGTGATATGGTTTGATCTATTATCATTTGAttatgcttaaaataaaacaaccaaataaatttctaaataaatggaattattatgCATTTTACTAAATTGAAAAATATGAGTTGAATAACCTAAAacacatatatttgataaatagaTATGATGCTGTTATCGACTTAAATCTAAATATTATCTAAGTAAAAGCAAGagattgaaaaatattaaattgctaaccttttgaaacatatttttttcattttggtctagaattgttagtttttaaatttagctGCATCCATATTTgtgaagtatatgaaaaaaaaatgttttttcttctaagcCAAGCTTCCCTCATTGACAATTTAGTGCAACTGTCCTTTCAGTCAGTCTCCTCTGAATCTTAGAGATTCTCAATGTGTACAGCAGGTAAAATCCAGTCGTCAGGCTCTATCGTTCCACACTTAATCGGGTAACAGTCCACAGTCTACTGACATGTCTTATAGggctaaaaattaaaacagtacaTCACTTCCACATAACTGAGTtccatgaacaaaacaaaaaccatattttgttttcaaatttaacattttactgGCAGGTGAACCGATAATCCAATGCGTTATAAGAGCAAAACAGAAGAAGATCCTAGAGTTATGTTGAAGATGTAGGCATTaattgaaaaattcaaaattctgaGAAGCCAAATACTTTCGTGCAAATAATCCCACCGTGATATTGGAATTTCATATACTGAACATCAATTTGGGGAAGTCCCTTATAATTTCAGATGTTGGTTTACTGGCACAGTCGTTTAGTAGAAGCCAGAGAACCCATATCCTCCATAACACAGTGGGAGGCAGCAGCCATATCTGTGGCTTCTCCAGCTCCAGCCACAGCCCAGTCCAGGGAAACTTCCACATCCCCAGCCACAACCATAGCCCGGGCCCCCAAAGCCTCCGTAGCCGTAGCCCAGGCCTCCATAGTAGTTGCTGTGATGGCTCATGGTGTCGCGGGTGATGAGTTGTTTCTCTGTTCAATAGAAGATCTTGAGTGTGAATTTCAGCATGCGTAGAGGGATACTTACATGCCCTGAGCAGACCAGGTGATAAAAACACATGCTACCTAGTTTTGTGTCATTCTGTGTGTTACCTGTCTGACACGATCCTGACATGAAGAGGCCCTCAAACTCATCAAAGTGTTTGAGCTTGCATTGCTTATGTAGTCATGGTGTCCCTTAAACATACTGCATCCTTTTTATGAGAAAGGATCGCTGCACTTTCAAAGTCTGAACATCCCAGGCTAAATAAAATTCCTCATAACCAGACATATTGCATAACACAGTTGCTAgtgttgtgttttaaaattaaggaTTGCATCATCTCTGGCTTTCCTTGAATTGTCATTCTTCACttataattaaatgaaagaaattggtTAAATTCAATTCAGCACAATTTATTATACCCTTTTAAAGGCACCTAATACCTCATGGTAAAGTCTTTTTTcaaagccaaagaaaagaaacatttgaaagcCTGGGAGTATTCGTTCACCTGCTGTGAACATCAGTAGagaagttcaggaaaaaaaaaaagttgaaagagaGTCGTCttcattctattattttataacatggaacatcataaaaaaattctcttttttgatTTTGCATACTAGCTTAGAAAATCAGTATTTGGGTTAACAACATGAAGTAATATTATTCAAATGTTAAAGGCAAATCAGAGTAATCAAAATGTATTTCATaagcagcattaaaaaaatacattcaaaattcctttttttcgCATCCCGAGCCCCTTTCTTGCATATCATCTACCCAAAAATATAGATTAcatctgcctctctgcctcaTAGAcaccttttcctccctttccactAACCTATTATTTACCCTCTTATTTAATCAATTTTCCAGTATCACTTGCCTCAGTTCCTCTCAATTCCTGCTAAGGTCTGAGCAGTGAAATAAGGAAACATATACAATTTATCTTTGGCTTCCCTCCATTTTTATCCAATTTTTACCGAAATTCTTCTATATATATCTTCACTCTTACTATAATAGTTTTGTCCTTGTATTCTCTTTGCTTATTGtgcgtttatttttttttctatttcagaaaaCAGCTAACTTGTATCTGCTAAGGTATGAAATGCTTATTAAGATCTTagatgctgagaaaaaaaatgcctaattCTCCATGAAATTCAGTAAGAGGCTGTTAACATTTAAAAggtcttcaggggcgcctgggtggctcagtcggttgagcaaccg
Coding sequences within:
- the LOC115523322 gene encoding keratin-associated protein 19-8-like yields the protein MSHHSNYYGGLGYGYGGFGGPGYGCGWGCGSFPGLGCGWSWRSHRYGCCLPLCYGGYGFSGFY